The Stigmatopora nigra isolate UIUO_SnigA chromosome 23, RoL_Snig_1.1, whole genome shotgun sequence genome includes the window CCTCGTCGTCAGCGATTACGCCATCGAGGAGAAGATGGCCGTCCTGCAGAAGCGAGAGAGCGAAGGCTTCGGTTTCGTCTTGAGGGGAGCCAAAGGTAGGAAGCCGGGTCGGGGCGGGGTGGGCTTTTGCCCCTCTCGCCTACGCTGAGCCGTCGTCCCCTTTTGTCCACAGCCGAGACGCCCATCGAGGAGTTTGCCCCCACGCCGGCGTTTCCCGCTCTGCAATACCTGGAGTCTGTGGATCAGGGCGGCGTGGCCTGGAGGGCGGGCCTCCGCACCGGAGATTTCCTCATCGAGGTTGGTCGGCGTCGTCGTCGGCGTCTCCGCGTCCTTCCCGCGTCCTTCCCGCGTCCTTCCCCTCCTCTGGCTGGAGCTTGAACGGCCCCGCCGTGTGCGCAGGTCAATGGCGCCGACGTGGTAAAGGTGGGCCATCGGCAGGTGGTGGGCCTGATCCGCCAGGGCGGGAGCCGCCTGCTCATGAAGGTGGTGTCCGTCTCTCGCAAGGCGGAGAGCGAACTGATCCGGAAGAAAGGTTGGTTTTCCTAAACGCACGGACGAGTCCGCCGTGGTCGGCGAGCCCGTTTCCATGCGGCCTTCCCTTTCTCCTAGCACCTCCCCCTCCCAAGCGGGCCCCCAGCACTTCGTTGACCCTACGATCCAAGTCCATGACGGCCGACCTGGAGGAGATAGGTACGTGTCGGTCCCCacgttgccccccccccccccccccacgctcAATGGCGTGCCCGCCAGCTCAATATGTAAGAGGTCTTGTTGACTTTTTCCTTCTGCGCAGCCAGGAGGAGGCGCTTCGGTGAGTCATGTGATCGCGGAGCGTGCGTGCTGAGTCTTGCTCGAGGCGCTTGCGTtagccgtgtgtgtgtgtccgcgtccgtgtgtgtgtgtgatgaaaAGGATTCCATTCGAAAGCGGGTCCTCACACAGCTGTGTTGTCAGTAACCCCCAGTTGAATGTAATGTAAAGCCCAGAAATCGGAGACTTTTGACGAAATGTGGTCCCGCAGAGAAACTGGACGACATGTTGGCGGGGAACACGCAAGAAGTGGTCCTGCGCTCCCGGCCCCCCGACGACTTCCGGGCGGCCACGGTCAAGCAGAGACCCACCAGCCGCAGAATCACCCAGGCCGAGATCAACGTAAGAATGGACACGGCCGTCCTGGCGTAACACTGGCGTAACACTGGCGTAACACTGGCGTAACACTCTCTGCGCCCGTCCAGTCGCTGTTTGAGCGCCAAGGCCTGGTTCCGCCTTCGGGCCCGGAGAAGAGCACCATGGCGCTCCCCCGCGGGATGTCCAGGACCAAGAGCTTCGGTGAGTTCTTCTCCGCGTTTGTCCACGCTCGTCAATCACcccttaaccccccccccccaggcacCCCCGAGGACGAGCGCATCTCGGCCCTGGTCCACGAAAgtcgcttcccccgcagttcgTCGCTCAGCGACGGCTTCATCCCGCCGCCCCCCCAGACGGCGCCGCCCCCTCCTCCGTCCCCGCTCTTCCTGCTGGATTCTGGCCCGCCGCCCTCCTTCCTCCCGCCGCCCCCGCCGGCCAGAGGGGAGGGCCTGACCCGCTCCAGCTTCAAGCCGGGGACGGAGGCCCGGCTGCAGGAGCCGGCCGACGCGCCGTCCAGGATCCACGCCGAGCGGCAGAGGAAGGCGCGCTCCATGATCATCCTGCAGGACACGCCGTCCCCGCCGCAGCCGGAGATGTCCGTGTCGCACAGCTCCACGCTGTCTCTGCACACCGCCtcggcctccgccgccgccgccgccgccgccctggGTCACTCGCCGCTGTCGCGACGCCGCGGGCGAGCCATCGAGAACCCGTACGCCAACGTGGGACAGCAGGCGCCCCCGGCCAAACCCCAGAGGAGGAAGTCCCCTCTGCTCAAACAGCTTCCCGTGGAGGAGCAAGGTAAGCCCGTCTGTCCGTGGGCCCGTCTATCGCTCTGAAAGCCGGCTTCCTCCCCCGGGCAGGCCTCAAGGAGTACGACGGAAAGTTGGAGGTGGGCGGCCCCAGCAGGGCGGAGCTTTACCAGCAGCAGGTCCTGTCGGAGCGCGCCCGGGTCCACGGCCGCCGCTCCTCCCTCTTCCTGTCCGTGGAGGGCGCCATCTCCGACAACCAGGCCCCCCCTCTCCTGACCCAGAGTCACTCCATGGACGACCTGGGCGAGCTGCCCCCGCCGGCGCCCGTCCTGTCGCCCTCTCCCACGCCGCACACCTTCCTGCACCCGCTGACCGGCAAGCCTCTGGGTAAGCGCCTGCCTGGCCTGGACGAGGAGCCCAAAAaacctggcccagacagagctGGCTCAAACCTTGGCTTCCGTCCACAGATCCTTCGTCCCCGCTGGCCTTGGCCCTGGCGGCGCGCGAACGAGCGCTCACGGCTCGCACGCCCAGCCCCGAGCCCCGGGCCAAGCACTCGTCGGCCTCGGCCACGCCCGTACCCACGCCGGCCGCCAGTCCCGAGGGCCGCCCCAGGCGCACCCCCGCCGCCACCCCTCAGAGCAGCCCCGAGCCCCGCCCCGAGCCCCGCCCCGAGCCCCGCTCCGAGCCCCGTTCCGAGCCCCGTTCCAAGCGCGCCACCCCCCAGAGCAGCCCCGAGCCGCGCGGCAAGCGCGCCACCCCTCAGAGCAGCCCGGAGCTGCGGCGCAAGCGGGTCACCCCGCCGCCCTTCCCCGACGGGCGGCCGGAGCGCCCCGAGGCCGAGGGCGGGCCCACGTCGCCGGCGGCGCCCCCGGCCAAGGAGAGCCAGGGCCACTCTGCCGGCGCGGACAGGCGGCGGAGCCTGACCGTGGGCAGCTCGGAGGAAGAAGGCGGCGCCTACACGGTCACGCTGCCGCCCGCCTTGCTGTCGTCCAGCGACGAGGAGACCAGGGAGGAGCTGCGTCGGATCGGCCTGGTCACGCCGCCCCCCGCTTTTGCCGCCCCGCCGTCCCCGCTGGCCGCCGGCGAGGACGAGCCCCGCGACGGCTCGCTGCCCCCTTCCATCACCCTGGcctcggcccccgggccgccgtcCTCGCCTCCCGGCGGCCACGCCTCCTCGGCCCTCAAGCCCCGTCTGCGTTCGCCCGTGGGGCGCGGGCGCTCGGCCCTCAGGGACCCGCTGCTCAAGCAGTCGTCGGACAGCGAGCTGCTCCCCTCCTCGCCCGCCTGCCCGGCCGCCGCCCGCCAGCCCCGCTACCTCTTCCAGCGGCGCTCCAAGCTGTGGGGGGGCGCGGgcttggaggaggaggaccgGCCGGCGGCGCCGGGCGGCCAGGGCGGCCAGGGCGGCCAGGGCTCCGCCTCGTCCTCATCCTCGGCCTTGGAGTTGAGCGGCAGGGCCGAGTCGGGCCTGGATCTGGCCAACAGGCTCCACCTCCTCAACAAAGACAGCCACTCCTTGGGGGAGGAGCCCAGTCCCCTGGACCCCGGACGCAGGTCCCCCGTGGGCGGGGCCAGGTACGTGAGCCGTTGGCGTCGGGCGTGCGCGTGCGCCGTAACCGAGCGTGTGCTTGGTGTTCTTGCAGATGTGTGGACAGCGGAGAGAGAAAATCGTAGGTTTTTGTCTCTGGTAAACATTTCTTGTTATCTACGTGACTGTCGCGCCACTGCTAACAAGGCCGCCGTGAGAAAGAGCAGATAGCTTGGCTAATATTAGCGTGGCTTGACTAAAGCAAGAGAGGTTCCTTCCCCTTTGACTGACGCTGCACGCTAACCCCGCGCCCGTTAGCGGTCCAAATGGCTTAACTTAAGTGCGACGCGCACCGTGTCTGGGGGGGCGGATGCTAACACTCAATGCTCAACTGCCGCCGTAGGTTGTTCTCCAGTTTGGGCGAGCTGCACACCATCTCCCAGCGAGgctacggcggcggcggcgcaacCACCTACACGGTCCGGCCCGGAAGCCGTTACCCCGTCAGCCGACGCAGCCCCTCGCCCTCCCCCTCGCCGTCGTCGCCCTCCCCCTCGGACAGGGCGGCGGGCCGCTCCCCCGAGCGCCCGGACCTGAGCTCGGGGCGCGGCCTGACCATCCTCAAGTCGTCCAGCCTCAGCCTGCCGTCGGAACCCAAGGAGGTGCGCTTCGTGATGCGCAGCGCCAGCGCCCGGACCCGCTCGCGCTCCCGCTCGCCCTCGCCCTCCCCGCACGCCTCGCCCTGCCCCTCGCCGGTGCTGAGCGGGCCCCTGCTGGCGCTGCGTCCCTGGCGGCAGCGCCCGCTGGGCCTGTGGAACAAGTACGACGTGGGCGACTGGCTGGAGAGCGTGGGTCTGGCCGAGCACCGCCAGCGCTTCCAGGATCACGAGATCGAGGGCTCGCACCTGCCCGCCCTCACCAAGGACGACTACGTGGAGCTGGGCGTCACCCGTCTGGGCCACCGCATCAACATCGAGCGGGCCCTCAGGCAGCTGTTGGACGCCGCCACCTGACCGCCGCCGTGGGTCCACTGGCCGTTCTGGCCGAGTCGGCCGGTCGATGATAGGCAAGGCAAACGTTTTTCCCTGGTCGAAACGTTTGTTAATGGCATCTCCTCTGTCTGTAGTCTGCCCATCTcaccattatcatcatcatcatcatcttccccATCCTCATCCTCACCATCTCCATCATCACTAATCCTCTGTGTTGACCATCCATCATGTCATTCCTCTTTTCATCTGGCGGTAAGTAACTTCCACATTTCATTGTCCCCTCCCCGATGCCAATGTCTTCTTTTGGTCTTTTAGCTCAGCCCATTCTGCCTGGCTGATCATagagttgattttttaaattctttttttttttgtctttcttccaATGTTTATCAATGACCCTATGATATTATATTAGTCTTGATTTTGAATATGTCTGGCttgaatggactctatgcacgCAGCACTTGGGCGGCCACTCAAAGTCCCCGTAGAGTCAAAAGAAAGCCCTAAAATCGGAACAAGTCCAGCCTCTGCGGTCCGTGGCTTTCCCACGGGACGGCCGGGAAGTCGTCGCCGCCGCGGAGAGCATTTCTTGGGCCGCCCAAAACGCCGCCAGTGGCGGCTCGTGCGTAGAGTCCATCATCATCTTCTAGATTTGATGAGCAATGGTGTGATTGTGGTGACGATTCTATTTTCACTTTTGATTGGTCGCCGTGTACGTGATAAGTGTCCGTCCCTCCCTCCGTCGGTCAGTGGGTGGGAAATGGTGCTAGGCGTCCCAAGCCATCTGTACGGGGAGGAAGTCGTCACTAGCGCGTCATCTCCTAAGCAATGGCGGCGAAAAATTACAATCAAAAATGGGGGCTCGAGgtcagaggaggaggaggaggaggaggagtttcTGCCCCGCCATGAGGAGGTTTTTAGGAACTCGCCATCGGTGGAAACTTCCCCCAGTCCGGGAAGAGTACGGAAGTGGCCCTCCGGGTGGGTGGGACCGAAAACCACGGCGATAGATGCGTACGTTTCCCAAGCGGCGCGTGTATTTTTCTACTGGAGGCCCGTGAGCTAAGCTAGTGTCCGGGTGAGCTGGTCGTCTACACCATGTATCCATGTAGCTTGAATAGTTATCCTTAAAGGACCATCAAGCAATAGACTGCCTGCCATGAAGTGGTCACgggttcccttttttttcttgtttttccctCCCTGATGTTGACCGAACGTCACGTGAGCGCGCTGAAGAATGCTCCATTAATGATTACAAAAAATTGGTCGAAAAAGGCAAGTGAACTTTGACATTGATGGCAAACGAGTCGAGCGGGACGCTCCGCGTGGGTGTGTGCGACTTGTAGCTCGCGTACCAATGTGCATTGGATGAAAATGGTGCCGCCTAGGGGGTGATGGGGGAATGTTGTATCTTTGGGATGGCTTGGCTCTTTCTTTGTGCTCTTTTTCCTTCTTTACacaacatgcacacatgcatagacTAAACGTGTCACATTTGTAATAAAGGCTTGTTTACCAGAAAGGCCCGTCCGTTCATAAGTGTCAGGCAGGCACGCCCCCGCTCCGGCCTTCGGAGATCCTCCGCGGAGTTCCTCGAACCGCCAGTCAACACGGCCCGAAATGCGACGCCCCCCCCGACGTCATCGGACAGCCTCGGGCGGGGGGAGGGGGTCAGGGTTCACCAGTGGCCCGTGGACATTTCTTCTGTTTTACGGTGTGGCGTCTTCATCCTCAGGTGAGTGCCGACACGGACGCGATCATTTTAGCATGATTATATTGGATGACATGTTAGGTTGCGTActggggtaaaaaaacaacaacttttgggCCCCAAATGAGCACTATGAGTTTGTGTCTGCTTTTACTGGAAAGGCATGAAAATGAATTCTTTTATTCAAGACATGCATGGcggaaataaatgactgttGGTGCTTGGTAACGGTGATGCCGTCGTTTGCCCATCAGACTTTGTTGCCATCATCCTAATCATAACATTCCTTGATAGCAAGGCCAAGCTTGTGTACTCGCTTGGcggcaaatgaaatgaaaaccctGAGAAAAAGTGCGTCGAAAGCCACCATTTGGCTCCCCTAAAAAATTTAACAACCAATGCTACCGAATGGCGTCCGTTCCAGGCAGGCGGCCATGTTGTCCATCCCGGAGCTGATCAAGAAGAAGCGAGACGGCGGCCAGCTGAGCGACGCCGACATCAAGTCCTTCGTGGAGGCCGTGACCCACGGGAGCATCCAGGACTGCCAAACGGGTGACGGACGCACAACACGCGTGCCGGTTGTCTGTGGCGAGGGTGGATGGGCTCGCCCGACTCTTGACGCCACGCCCACTGAAATGCCTTCTCTTCTTTTCTCTTCTCCGTCAGGCGCCATGCTGATGGCCATCTGGCAGCGGGGCATGGACTCGCGCGAGACCTCCACGCTGACCAGAGAGATGATGCTGTCCGGCCAAGTCATGTCGTGGCCCCCCGAGTGGGCGGGGCTGCTGGTGGACAAGCACTCCACGGGTGGCGTGGGCGACAAAGTCAGCCTGGTGTTGGCGCCGGCGCTCGCCGCCTGCGGATGCAAGGTGAGGCGCGACCGTGGAAACGCGACCGTGGCCTTTTGCCATCCGGTCCAATCCCCCCGGCGCCGTCCCCGTCAGGTGCCTATGATCAGCGGGCGGGGCTTGGCCCACACCGGAGGCACCCTGGACAAGCTGGAGTCCATCCCGGGCTTCGCCGTCTACCAATCGGCCCAGCGAGTGCGGGACATCCTGGGCCGGGTGGGCTGTTGCATCGTGGGTCAGACGGAAACGCTGGTGCCCGCCGACCGCGTCCTCTACGCCGCGCGCGACGTCACCGCCACCGTGGACAGCCTGCCTCTCATCGCGGGTAATAGCCGTTGGAGcgcccccccccgccccccaaagGCGTCCCACCGACCACTTTTCTCGCCGCCAGGCTCCATCATCTCCAAGAAAGGCGCCGAGTCGCTGACGGCGCTGGTCCTGGACGTCAAGTTCGGCCGCGCCGCGCTCTACAAAGACTCGGACGGCGCCAAGGAGCTGGCGCGGCTCTTGGTGAGCGCGTCCGGTGGCCCCGCCCCCACGCCGCGTTCACGCCCCGACTGTCGCAGGTGAAGGCGGGCAACGACTTGGGCGTACGCACGGCGGCGGTGCTGAGCCGCATGGACGGCGTGATCGGCCGCAGCGTGGGCGCCAGCCTGGAGGTGGTGGAATCCCTGGAGGCGCTCAAGGGCGCCGGGCCGCCCGACCTGATGGAGCTGGTGGTCACCTTGGGTAACGGCGCCCCTCCCTGTGCCCGCCGTGCTCTACTTGGCGCTTAACCACCGCCGGGCCCTTTCCAGGCGGCCTCCTGCTGGCCACGGCGGGCCTGGCGGCCGACCGGCGGGAGGGAGAGCTGCGGATTTCCCGCGCCGTGACGGGCGGAGACGCTCTGCTCAAGTTCCGGGCCATGATGGAGGCTCAGGGCGTCTCCGGGGAGACGGCCGGCGCGCTGTGCTCCCCCGACGCCGACTACTTCAAGATTCTCCGGAAGGCCCGCCATCGGCTGGAATTGAGCGTCCGGCGCGACGGTGAGCAAAAATGCTTTGCGTTCCGAATGGAAAGTGAACGCGTGGTACGCTATGTCCTCCCGGCCCAGGCGTGCCGACGGACGTGGACGGTTTGGTTTTGGCGCAAGTGCTGCACGAATTGGGGGCGGGCCGTTCAAAGGCCGGCCAGGCCCTCAATCACAGCGTGGGCGCCCAGTTGCTGCTCCCCCTGGGGCGGAAGGTCACCAAAGGTGGGGGGCCGAAGGGAGGCGGGGCTCCGTGGGGTGCGTACCCGGCTCCATCTCCTTTCTTTGATTTCAGGCACTCCGTGGCTGCGGGTGCACTACGAGGAGCCGGCCCCCAGTCCCGAGCAGATCCGGCGATTGCACGACGCCCTGGCGGTGGCGGTGGGCTCGGACGTGGAGCGGCCCAGGCCGGCTTTGGTCAAAGAAGTGCTGGTGTGACACAAATTGTGGGGGATGGATGCCATAGCATTGTCGCACACAGCGTCTCTCGATTTCAAAAACTTTATTAAAGCGTGGAGAGCACATGATCTGAAATataaaaattgaagaaaaaaacaacaacaaacaaatccGCTGGCGGTCTATCAATGGACGATGGAATTGAGCGGTTCGGCCCGGATGTTTCCCAGGTCCAGCGTGGAGTCCGTCTCCTCGTCGATTTCGCCAATCACGGCCCTGCCGCAGGAGAGAAGACGATGAGGAGGATGACGGCGGCGGCGCAGCACTCGAAAGACGGAAAAGTCCACTCACACGTTGTCCCCCCGCACAATGTAAAGTCCCAGAACCACTTGCTCCACGCCCTGACCCGAGCTGAAGACGCGCTCGTGACTCTCGTCCAGGATCAAGTTGATGGTCTGGTCGAAGCCCTTCAGCGTCCCCTACGGAAAAAGACGTCAATATACTTGATGAGGAAGTACTCGAGCAAATGATGCAAACTCCTTTCTCCTCACCACAATCATCCTGCCGTCTGACGTCACGATGGCCACCGTACCTGAGGGAGGGGCCAAACAACATTTCACATCAGCGATTAAGGATGACCACGCCAGCTGTGACAAAACGCAAGCATCGCAGCCGttgatgttgttttgttttagtgaAAAAAGTCAAACGCGAACGATGagcgcaaaaaaaaagtcacattgcTGCAAGTTAACATTAGCAGGAAAGGAGCACGCGAGTTCGGAAGCTAGCGGTAGCATACGGTTAATGTAGCTCTCCAACGCCGTGGACATGCTTCCGTTTCCCGATGGCGTGTTCCACCGTCCACTTTCCTCAACTCAAGACTTGAAATGTTGGATTTGAACAAAGTGGAAAGATGAACGGCGACAAAGTTCGGCGTTTGTGCTGTGAAACAGGAGCAACCAAACAACAGAAACTGTAAGTACAGACAGACGTTGAGAACGCCACGTCCGGTTCCGTTACACACCGCCAATAACTGTTTTCTtgtcttaaaaaatgtcattgaagaaaaaaaaagtcaactatTTATAACCCGTCATTCATTCACAACCaccataacaataataatagtagtaggtatttttttccacacgtCGGGGCTCGCTCCTGAAACGTCACATCCGGTTAGTCAACGACTTTTCGCTTTAATATACGAGAAATTCCAAAACGTTTTTCACAATTTACATTCAGTAAATACTTGGTCACAAATTATTGCCTTGGTGTAATATTAGgtcaattgtttaaaaatgtatttcacccACGTATTGTATATCTTTGATTTGCCTGGCTTCCTTGACTACCATTTAAAGCGATACACACCGGTAAACCTCATTTGATTCGACGGCTATCGTCGTCAATAACACTAAAAgtgttaatgaaaaaaaaaatagtaataataataccatTTGTGTATAGGTGGATTTTATTGGCCTGGTGGACTCAGTGAAGCAATGGCCGCGGTGAAAGAAATGACAGGCATAAATTCCCAAATTGTGTCATGAGTAGTTGATGTTTATTGTCGTTTGGTCGtcgtccacacaggtggagacGGCAGGAACGTCATGCTACCAAAGTATGAAATTTGTACAAAAATACTTTACAACATTGTCCGTGTTCCTGAaacgagacatttttttttcttcttcttcttctttgtttggTTGGTTGGTGAAGCTACATGGAAGTCAACTCTCCTTTTCTTGTGGCAGTGCAATATGCAAATTCTCACACAGGCCATACACGCGTACAAACGGGGTGTTTGTGTGGATATGGCGATATATGGCGTGCATTCCTGAAGCCACCACGCCCTCCGGGCCTCAAGAGTCTATTTTCTATCGGTGGAAAAAGTCGGCCCTTCTTCTCTTTGGGCGCCAGTTCAGCTGTGCTAGCTGTGCCAAGCCCACGCTAACCTAACCTGACCGCTAATCACTCAAAAGGGCCGCGCCAGCTCGGGTTAGCTAGCACGACCCTTGACCCCCAAGGTTAGCCCTGCTGTCACCAACTCTCGTTGTTAGCCCTGTGTTAGCCTTGTGCTAAGTTCTCCTTAGTTGAGAGCTTGTCGTGTGCGCTTTATTTGCGGCCGCCAGGAGGGCGCTGTGCTTTAAACGGCTCGCCAGAGTCACGTAGGACGCGCCCGAGCCGACGACGGCCAATCACGGGTCTCTCCGTCCCCAGCGCGTAGCAGCGAGTTTGTTTTTTCGAGGCTTCCGATCGGTGGCTTAAGAAAACGTCGACTTCCTAATGAGACGAAACGGCTAGCGGCTAAATGTTGACGTCACGGACGGGCGCGTCACCACACGTTacctaaaatgacaaaatgttgtCGTGGGGTGCGCGACGACTCGCCCttcttttctttagtttttacaTAGCTTGAGGTTCGG containing:
- the shank3b gene encoding SH3 and multiple ankyrin repeat domains protein 3 isoform X2, with amino-acid sequence MPASPAADTKHDRPRQQAVTNGNPPGSTVARDDDGGGGGIGGFGGMGVEDTPSGNNVVVRVGIPDLQQTVTRTVVRWLARSLARPSAGLGRPRPDAARGCGGKGERRVKVFLRQTCPCVRLWLSQKCLRLDPDLPVWSSKQRVLVTLTQSLSDVLNYGLFQPAFNGRAGKFLDEERLFKEYPLPPITPIPYLEFRYKRRIYTQSYIDDKQLAKLHTKANLKRFMEHVHQKNVEKVSKWLEKGLDPNFHDSDSGECPLTLAVQLEESCELIKVLRGGGAHLDFRTRDGITALHRAVLCRNGAALTTLLDLGASPDYKDSRGLTPLYHSAMVGGAPYCCELLLQDHALLGMTDENGWQEIHQACRHGNVQHLEHLLFYGADMSSQNASGNTALHLCALYNQDSCARVLLFRGGDKDIKNYNNQTAFQVAIIAGNFDLAEIIKVHKSSDVVPFRESPSYIKRRRLGTLRYPAGNGLASPRSLIRSVSDNALESPASSPGPSLQSLETHLDTHSLRRHARRLSPSGAGGHADGSPPSSPPPAPPRPLTPQSRKRRLYSAVPGRTFIATRSHVPQGPGEIQLHRGERVKVLSIGEGGFWEGNVKGRAGWFPADCVEEVQMRQYDPRLETREDRTKRLFRHYTVGSYDNYTSYSDYAIEEKMAVLQKRESEGFGFVLRGAKAETPIEEFAPTPAFPALQYLESVDQGGVAWRAGLRTGDFLIEVNGADVVKVGHRQVVGLIRQGGSRLLMKVVSVSRKAESELIRKKAPPPPKRAPSTSLTLRSKSMTADLEEIARRRRFEKLDDMLAGNTQEVVLRSRPPDDFRAATVKQRPTSRRITQAEINSLFERQGLVPPSGPEKSTMALPRGMSRTKSFGTPEDERISALVHESRFPRSSSLSDGFIPPPPQTAPPPPPSPLFLLDSGPPPSFLPPPPPARGEGLTRSSFKPGTEARLQEPADAPSRIHAERQRKARSMIILQDTPSPPQPEMSVSHSSTLSLHTASASAAAAAAALGHSPLSRRRGRAIENPYANVGQQAPPAKPQRRKSPLLKQLPVEEQGLKEYDGKLEVGGPSRAELYQQQVLSERARVHGRRSSLFLSVEGAISDNQAPPLLTQSHSMDDLGELPPPAPVLSPSPTPHTFLHPLTGKPLDPSSPLALALAARERALTARTPSPEPRAKHSSASATPVPTPAASPEGRPRRTPAATPQSSPEPRPEPRPEPRSEPRSEPRSKRATPQSSPEPRGKRATPQSSPELRRKRVTPPPFPDGRPERPEAEGGPTSPAAPPAKESQGHSAGADRRRSLTVGSSEEEGGAYTVTLPPALLSSSDEETREELRRIGLVTPPPAFAAPPSPLAAGEDEPRDGSLPPSITLASAPGPPSSPPGGHASSALKPRLRSPVGRGRSALRDPLLKQSSDSELLPSSPACPAAARQPRYLFQRRSKLWGGAGLEEEDRPAAPGGQGGQGGQGSASSSSSALELSGRAESGLDLANRLHLLNKDSHSLGEEPSPLDPGRRSPVGGARCVDSGERKSLFSSLGELHTISQRGYGGGGATTYTVRPGSRYPVSRRSPSPSPSPSSPSPSDRAAGRSPERPDLSSGRGLTILKSSSLSLPSEPKEVRFVMRSASARTRSRSRSPSPSPHASPCPSPVLSGPLLALRPWRQRPLGLWNKYDVGDWLESVGLAEHRQRFQDHEIEGSHLPALTKDDYVELGVTRLGHRINIERALRQLLDAAT